CATGGAGTTCAACTTTTGTGAGTAATAGCACCTATCTACAACCCATATATGATGACATACACATATATTGATACTGACCCTACATTTTGAACGTGAGAACACTTTTTCCCTAAATGTTAAATTTAAATACTGCTAAGAGGAAAGGAGGACACTTTTTCTTCATCTGCTTGACATTTATAATCTTATTCAACTTCTAGTTCTATATGAAATAACAAACGCAACTTCATTATTCTATATCTTCAAGTTTTTACTCAAAGGGAAAGTCCTGCCGACTGGATTTTATCCAGAAAATGCTGGAAATCCACTAAAAGAGTCACAGTATGGGACTCACGCCATCTTTCTTTTCCATGGGTATTTCCACCATGTGGTGGGGGGTCCCGAAGTTAATCCATCATACAGAAACCGCTATCCCAACAAAACAGACTGCGAACACAAACCCGATTGTATAGAGTagtcaaaattttcaattaaTTATATCGTCAACCCTCACCTTCAGTTTGCAAGAACTGCTGCAGGGAAATTCCTCATCAGATGGAACAATAGGATCTCCTGGCTGCGCCAACAAAAGTACACAAGTTTCCTTTTTTCCTTTAGAACACAACCTTGAACTAGTCAAAATAATATGCATATCATAGTAGACGACTTGTCACAAACTACAAATTAAACCAGAAACACTACGGCAAGTAAAATTCAATTAACAAGAACTCACATCAGCTTTGCCAAATATACTGTGAATGATGGCAGTGATCTCCTCCTCTCGAGATTCAAATGTTGGTACAGAATATTGTGCGATAAAGCCCAGAGATAGTAAAACTGTTGGGAGTCTTGGGCCATTCTCTCTAACTTGAGGGGAATCAACGagtttaagagaatcaacaagtttCTGGGAATATGCAAAAGGATAACATAAGCATAATGTTCATCCAGCCAGGAAATGCATTTCACAGACTAAGTCACTCGAGGATCCAGCAAATCAACAAATATAACCGAAAGTGGCCTATACGCACactcagaaaaaaaatatatgagaGGTTCCCATTACAAAGCAATATTACACAAAGCTTATACGAAAATAATATCCAAATGGTTCAACAACCAACCGTGGTAAAGTAAAAAGCTGGATCAGCATACCTCGTATAAATCTGAGAATACCATCTGAACAGACGCCCCACCCAGTGCAACAATTGACAAAATAGCATATTTTGACTGCACACGAGTTCCTTCCAAGCATAGCCTCTCCAATAAAGTGTGGATGTCGCTAAAAGGAAGAAAACATGGCAAGTTGGATCATTTGTAAACAAGTCATAAAAGCCAAATTCTAAACAGAAAAAGATCAAAAGAATTTCTCATAAAAGCCAGGAAGTTCAGCCGTGAACAAATATTACTGCTAAGTGAGCCTCACATCCATATTAGTTGAATTGTCAGTTTACAAACAATGCCATTTCCTAGAGATAAATATTTTGCCAAATGTTCGTCATGTGTGTAATGACCTTCCGATACCAAGTAGGAAGAAAGATGAATATTTAAAAACGTATATATTGAGAAGTCAAGACGCTACTAATCTGATAGTCCCATACTACACTGTACCGTGTACAACATGCAATACCACTACCATCATAAAAAGCATATAATAAGAATCTGGACATAGGAAGCTCTGGTTCATGAAGACGGATAATTGACTGCTTCCCTTGGCCAACCAGCAAACGCAGATGGACAATTACAGTTTAATGACACAAATTGCAGAAAACCTTTGCACTGTTTTCTAGGTCAGAAAAAGTGTTCAAACCCTAGATAAGTACACATAGGATCTACAGATATTTGCTATAAACATTCAGAGTCAGGTATTTGTTTCCTTATTTATTTCGTACTTCATAGATTTTTCGCGGTTAGTGAACATTCCACAAAATAAGGAAACAAGTACCTGAGTTGCATACAGATGTGAGAACCTGCTTTTGACAAGATCTGAAGCAGTTTATCACAAAAAGGATTATCTTCCTCCAACAAAAGCTTCCTCAACAGCTCTTCAGATCCTTGTAGCAGCGAGGGAAAAACATTTGTAATGGTCTAGTTCAAGTAAATGGAAGTAGAGTAAGTAACGACTTTACTATTTGAATAATGTGTTACTTGGCTACGGCAGAAGTTTGTGACGAACTAAATGAATTTCTTAGAGCATCATAAAAATTCATAGTTTTAAatgatcagtcttaacgtatagGAGAAATAAAAATCACAAACTAAATGGTTTTTACGGTAGCACCTCTGATAACCTCACAAGATTACACCTAATATCTAAGCCAAAGTATgtgttcatgaattttaagaGGTAACCACACAAGTAATGGCTTGTAGGTGTGAAGAAACTTTTCCAAACTCAAACAACAATTTTGAAATAAGCTACTGGATAAATGTATATGACTTAAGACTTCAGAAATTAACAGTTCAAGAAAGATATGGtgaataatttttttatatactCCTTGAATCCTTCACATGTCTATGCTCTAGTGCTTGCTTGCTGAAGTTACACCAAATGGTTTAAACACAAAACAACAGTTCAGGACAGCAATCACCTGATGCAAATTCCAATAATAACTATCGCCAGTCTAGTGGACAAATGAGGTTTAAATACAAGTCATACCAAATGGCCCGGGTTACACTTAGTGCATATAGCCATATACATCATGAAACACTTCTTAGTCAAAGAGATTACTAATACTAGCATGAAGTTCACAATAGTTACTTATATATAGAATGGTCATTCATGCTAGATAATGAAAATCAATTACTGCATTAGCACACTGCAAATGAAAGACATCAACGGGCTACAGGCCCAACTAAGAATTATATAATTATTATCCAGATCATCATTCCAAGCAAGGGTTCTTACCATTAGAAGATTGATGGAAGACGTAACAATTTTTTTCTTCCTATCCACATGTTTCTCGGAAAGATCTGATAGTATGCAGAATATGTGTTCTGAACCAAATAAATTATGCGAGCATTTCGCAGAGAGTATTCGTAAAAACTCATAGAGTGGATGCTTGTTGCCAACTCTTTTAAGGAAAGTGTCCTGAAGAACAAAGTAAGTGTTAAACAGAATAAAATAATTGAATTTCCGGCAAATGTGCAAAACGCAAACTATACTTTATGCCTAGCAGCGTGACTATCATGAAAGAATAGGGATTGGTTCAAAAACAAAGGCCATTTGATAGGCTAGAGAAGCTGTTATTTTCGGGCATTTGCATGAATTTCTGCTGACGCTAAATTCACTTTCAAAGGATTGCAAGTTGGTTACCAGAGCATCAGACATTCCTAATTTAGGCACCAGAACAACTCTTTCTCCAAGCCATTAACCAAAAGTTTCTGTCATGATGGCAGGGGATGCTGCACCTAGTACTGAGTTACAACCAGAATAGGTGAAGTACTCATGTTGGAATATATCTGAATTTTGTACACCCTAAGAATATGAAATTGCACTATGGAAACTTTCATGTAGCCGAATATTTGATAAAGCAAGCATGGGCTCCTAGTATCTCATAAACCAGAACTACTGAGATTGCCAATCCTATAATCGACCATGTCTTGCTGctgttctttcttcctcttctttaggAGCCAACACTAGTGTGTATTATATTAGCATATAATAGTGACTCAAACATAGAATTTCACTTTAAAATAGTACTCCATCAGTCCCCAAAAGAGTGATACTTTTCCCGTAGTTATTTTTCCGAAATAAATTGATAGTTAACAATAATAAGGCCACATTTCtaaaattacccatttaaatAATTAGTGATGTTAAATTGATCTCtaagaaatatatataatttaATAGTCATGTTCGTCGTTGCATAGATCTTTTAATATGCTTTCTAACAATATAAAGTTTACAAATACCCGTGCCTTAGTTTGAGACATATGTCATTTCTAGATTCTCATATATCGTTATATATATAGGTATAATCAGAAAAAAGTACATACCGTTATATATAAggatttaatttccttaagattTATGCAAATAATGAGAGTGTGAATCTTTCAGGGACGTAAAGAGTAAAGTTAAAATCTATAATTCATCATTCAGGACAGAAATAAAACTGTTGAATTCTTTAGGTTACTAATGCAGATAATCATAAAAAGATAACTTACTCTAATGTTGCACGATGTTAGAGAATTTGTCTTCCCATCCAACAGCTGAGCCAAATCCTTAAAGATGCTGTTGTCTTTCATTTGGTTCAACTTTTGAAAACACTCTTCAGCTTTCAAAGGATCAGCAAATGATGCTGACATCTTCACGAATGAGCTTTTGGTTCTTTGCTGCAAATTTTCTATACTGGTCTCCTGCAGTAACTCCACATAAATCAACTAAACAAGTTGTAGATAAACATTACTAAAAACAATGACTGTCATAGCCTGCATGCAAACGAAGTATCAATATGGCAATGACAAAAACAGGGGGGGCAATAAACAAATAATAAACATGTGGCGTTGTTCGTAAAGGTACATCAGCTTAAACTAAGCAGATTAGGGACACCAATGTGAGTGTGCTAAAATTCCAAGGCCAACTATCCGTATGGATAGAGGATGTGAGCCCTACAACTAAAAATATGTTGTATGTCGGAAACGAGCTTCAGTGTAATGTTATAAATGGGGTAAAATGtaaaaaagaaagaaggaatGTGTTCAAGCGGATGACTCGGCTGACAAAATCACATATATAGATCAAAGTAGATCCAGTGGTACTAAAATTAAGCACACATGGTTGACGCTTGAGAATGTGGACCATATAGGCTCTAACAGGGTGAAACTAGAACAAAAGTTTAATGAAAGATATAGGTTGAGGTAAATGAACGGCAAATATGTATAAATGACTTGGATTTACAAATTATTGCCAAGGGGTGAATAGTTTCTGATTTCTGGTAGTTAATAAAGAAGCCTAGGAAGGAGTGCATGaactatataaatgtatttgtgcaACCATGCACTTCCAGTTTGTTACTCCAAGATCATACCTTTTCTTTTTTCCGAAAAGCCAAAAATGATTGCATCTCGGTCTGAAGCCtgaaaaagaaacacaaattaTCATAGCGAAAAAGGGATTCCACAACCACGGAAGCAGTACAGAGCCATTACCTCCATTTCTGAGACAAAATGGTATTTAATGCCTTTGTATGAGCGCCTGTGAAAAGTGAGAACATATGAATCCAATGCTTCATTTTCTCTTCAACAGAAAGAGTGGGTGGGAAAAGATCATCAGCAAGCACAAGTTCCATAATATGGGGCCTGAAAAAATCCATAAATATTATCAAGCACTAATAGAACGGCTTTCAACAGGAGCTACAAAATTAAGGTGTTAATAACTATACCTGAACTCCTTGCAATCTTTATCATAGCAGAGCATCAATATTCTACCTGGAATCTGCTCAAAGTGGTCAGCCAGTTCTTCATTGATACGCTCAGAACACTTAATACAGTAATTCCGATAAAGGTCCAGCAACTTCCGCATGGCATTTTTCCTAACAGACACCTAACAAGAAGACAGAACACAGTAATATCAGCATCATATCATAAGTTAATAAAATTCTCTTTCCACAAAACCTCACCTTCTTGTCTCGAAGACGATCAGTAACCTTCAATATCAGTTCAGATGATTGAGGTATACATTCCAGATTGGACTTGAACAAATCACAAAGCGTGATCACGGCTTGTGTTCTCACTTTATCATCAAAATCCAAGAGTCTTCCTTTAACAATATCTGCAAAAGACACATGTCAACTACAGAGATGAAAGGTTAAACTGACAAGATAGCATTTCACAAATCTATACTAAATGAACTGCTAAATAGCATACCTAGAACATTCACTGACTTGGCCGGGTTGGACAGGTAGCAAGCTGTAGCACATTGCAAGGCAGTAACCCTAACTTCCACAGACTTGTCGGAGAATCTTCTGAAGAACTCCGAGAAGAGTTGTGTGTAATCGCATGCAATATCTCCTTTGGATGCAACAAAAAGCTTTCCGAGTAATTTGACAGCTTTAATCCGGACATCCACTTGTTCAGCCTAGCAATGAAATTAGTCATCAATCACCAACTGGTAACACCAAAACATTTACGGTCTAAGAATATGGCTGATGCAAGAAGCAAGAAAAATCCACGATATCTAGTGTCAAATGAAATGGAATATGACAAGGATACCAGTAATTCTTCTGTCAAGCGTGGAATGACAGCAAGGACCAACTGTTTGTCGCACTTGTAAACTTCAAATATAATTTCATGGTAAAAATCTCTGAGGTCACTCCCTTCTTCATCGCTCCCCGAGAAGCAAGATGACAAAAATCCATTGATGAGGGGCTCGAGCTTTACAGTGCATTGCCTCACAATATCAACAGCAAGCTCATAAGAAGCACGGGAAGCGTCCTGCAAATGGAGAACTAAAATTACACAGAAGCTTAAGGACGAAAGAATTACACTTCTTAAAAAAGAATTAATTCCATATATAATATGAGTTAGGATGCTCATAAACTTGATCAGATTTGACAATCTACATTTCAATTTAAATGgatgcaaatttttttttaaaaaagtctTTTCACAATCCGAAGTATTCGCCATAACAGTGGACATCTACACCAGAAACCATGCGCGACGAAAACGTGTTTCCAGTTTAACATCCCACAAGAGTATAGAAAGCTCATAAATTTTTTGAATCAAAGATGAAAGAGAAAATACAAACTAAGATCCACCAAGATATTGATACCTCCTCGGCCTTCAGAAGATTCTGCAAAATCACGTCTAGCAGAGGTTGAGGAACCCTCTCGTCTAGGTCCTCTATGATAAGACTCATTATAGACAACATAGACTGCTTCAGGCTCTGTTGATGCTGCTTTCTGTAAACAACATGGAAAATACAATTGTTGAAGTAGATGTTAGTTGAAAGTATAAGAGCTTGTTAACTTACTAAATACTAAGAGCTAATATATCAAAATCGGAGCAGATTTAGACACTGGTAAAGGAAGAGCCATTTGCTACCACTTCCTCTAAAGCCAAGTTTCTAGAGTGAATGATAAGAATATATAAATATTAGAGTTcaaacaaagaattgacataaACTTGGCAACATTACCGCTGGAGACTCGACAACAAGACCCCAAACACCTCAACAGTGACACCTCAACATTGACAACCACTTAATCCACAATGCTGGACTGTCAGCAGATGGCTAGACGCATGACAATGTGAATCACAATTGCATAACTCCATGTGTTTCATAAATCTGAAGGTAATATGTGGTAAGAGAATTTTTTTCTAAACTTCAGTGTTTCGAAATTGACAAGAGGATAGTTGAAACAAATTTGAATAGTAAAACCCTCGCTTGGGTCCTGGTAATCAGAATACTGGTGATAATGCTTCGACTAGGGCAAAGGCTCTTTGCTTGGATAATGGGGAAGTCTTTACATGGTTATATATGCAGCACAGGCCAATGAAATTCATTCTAGTAGAATGATAAGCCTATGTCTTCTAGACTGTTTGTTAACATAGAATCCCATGTATACTACAAATGACCCTAGTCATAAATAAAACATGAAAGTGAGAAAATTGTCTTTGAAGCACATATAGTGGAACGAGAAAATCCATATTACCAATGATATCAGAGGAAGATCGAAAACACTATCAGGTAACGAACTTCTGAATGTAATTAACAACTAGTGCCAGGACATAAATATCAGAACTAGTCTTCTAGACTTAATTTATATCCTAGCATAGGTATATTCTGGCTAGATAATGAGAGTAGGATGCTCAACCTTGTAAACAGTGTCAGAGATTCATTCACTGGAAGCCTAATAGACATTAATAACAACAATGAAAAGTTGCAGTATAGATCTTTGATCCTGAAAGCATTAGTGGACGGTGATACCTCACAGCAGCAAAAAAGACAGTGAACATCTCCACGACTAGGTTGCTGCAGCCAATGTCAAGCATGAGAAGACAACATTTAAGCCTTGCTACGGTCTCCAATATTTCGACTCTTTTTGAGAAATAGGGGCTTGTTGTATCAGCTAGCTCCGAGAACATACTGACTATAAGATTAAATATGTCCTGCGACCAGAAGCAGAAAGTTTGAGGGATATGGAGATATGTGAAAAAACAAGACAAAAGTTATAGCCACATGATTCTATAAAGATATAAGCATGTTACCGTTAATACTTCATCGCTGTAAGGTGGAGCTGGTGCCAGGACCCGCATGATTTGACAGAAGCAGCCGGCCACCAAAACCTTAACATCTTTATCTGTATGATGAAGTAGGTTATGACGAACAAGAGAAGCACTTAAGGGTTCTATTGCAGACTGCAGTGATTCAGACTGATTTAATGTGCGAAAAGCTTTCTCGGCTTCCTGCAAAGTAGAACATAAGATATTAGAATAAAACTAGACCTCATGATCCACGCAAAcctaacaaaacaaaaaacatttCATGACTGAATAATATGAAATGCTAGCAGACAAAAAGATTAATGATACCAATCCCAGTCCCTTAGAACCAAGAATATAAGAACTAGACGCAGCGCGGCACTGTCATGGACATAGGATCCATCCTAAACTGTCTTATCCACACTGATGTACATCACAAAACAAGATCTATATGAAAAGACATGCATATACGTATGTTTATATTTGTTCGTGCCACAGCCATCTGTAACAATAACATATTTACAATTCTACAAAGAAATGCATAATCATTCTATGGAACTATTTCAGTTAACGTATTAAGATCCAGGAAGAACTTATGTGCAAGTGTGGCTAAGTATGGTAGTTATATACATTTTTAGAAGACAATTAAGACGATTGAAGATGGCCGAGATCCCTAACCATTCTCAATAATCACTGGCATACAACATAGGATTGGCCACCAACTAGAAGATGCGTCTACTTTTGTTGAGCCCTACTTAAGGATAATTACAAACCACTGGAGCAACTTATATCAACTTCAGAGAAAAACATTTAGTCAGCAGAATATCTCAATACTTGTCAAAGAAATATTAAACAATAAGCAAATGTTTACACTGATTACCAAACTAAATTCGAACAGAGAAAACCAGAGAAAACCGAAATTTGCAATTATAAGAAGAAATTCAAGCATTAGAACTCATATAAAATTTAAACCAAATCAAaagtgacattttctgcaaaaATTAAGGATATATAAGTGAATGTAATGAAAAGCCAAAATGTAAACAGAACCCAAACATGTTCAACTATTTTCATGTCCAACCATAGATCCCATGTTGTTCACTGTCCACATTGAGACCTTTAATTGATTCTTCCACTTCTAGATATTAATATCCATGCACTATGGTC
This DNA window, taken from Papaver somniferum cultivar HN1 chromosome 3, ASM357369v1, whole genome shotgun sequence, encodes the following:
- the LOC113356484 gene encoding sister chromatid cohesion protein PDS5 homolog A-like, producing MASSSSAKTTKTLTETQGIEIISNVGKQLSQKSRLNKDSIVKLLKEAEKAFRTLNQSESLQSAIEPLSASLVRHNLLHHTDKDVKVLVAGCFCQIMRVLAPAPPYSDEVLTDIFNLIVSMFSELADTTSPYFSKRVEILETVARLKCCLLMLDIGCSNLVVEMFTVFFAAVRKQHQQSLKQSMLSIMSLIIEDLDERVPQPLLDVILQNLLKAEEDASRASYELAVDIVRQCTVKLEPLINGFLSSCFSGSDEEGSDLRDFYHEIIFEVYKCDKQLVLAVIPRLTEELLAEQVDVRIKAVKLLGKLFVASKGDIACDYTQLFSEFFRRFSDKSVEVRVTALQCATACYLSNPAKSVNVLDIVKGRLLDFDDKVRTQAVITLCDLFKSNLECIPQSSELILKVTDRLRDKKVSVRKNAMRKLLDLYRNYCIKCSERINEELADHFEQIPGRILMLCYDKDCKEFRPHIMELVLADDLFPPTLSVEEKMKHWIHMFSLFTGAHTKALNTILSQKWRLQTEMQSFLAFRKKEKETSIENLQQRTKSSFVKMSASFADPLKAEECFQKLNQMKDNSIFKDLAQLLDGKTNSLTSCNIRDTFLKRVGNKHPLYEFLRILSAKCSHNLFGSEHIFCILSDLSEKHVDRKKKIVTSSINLLMTITNVFPSLLQGSEELLRKLLLEEDNPFCDKLLQILSKAGSHICMQLSDIHTLLERLCLEGTRVQSKYAILSIVALGGASVQMVFSDLYEKLVDSLKLVDSPQVRENGPRLPTVLLSLGFIAQYSVPTFESREEEITAIIHSIFGKADPGDPIVPSDEEFPCSSSCKLKIYGLKTLVKSFLPRQGTHIRRHVNKLLDILLKMLPEGKTSADFSSVSDKAHIRLAAAKAVLRLARRWDLHISPQIFSMTILKARDPSSPVRRSFLDKVHKLLKERAVPIRYACAFALGASDCSKDVQADALKYLEEFIKDYGKDARVHQGNEDLGGSLTGYPEYILVFLIPVLAHDLGFSSENCQDEETYAQFCSPLVVTMRALVNATFVDSSKNVVYNNLSYLPSIFLAIKKAGDAVDARTTHKLHILAEIGILILKELSADCTLLSHTLSQIKLPSSFYSRLDPKHDEDNLNLLTGFPLDKRFIKRILHASEPEIVQPPSPPVKCGRKLQNDTIQVVGVKHSTNLPTSNHMEFQKSRSKKEDTKKSSEEQVEPHVRQQVSGTDKDKVVASRAASRSFGAHLVVSDADNHMKRVSESADQNLGLYELSSSCGSVITRPPMSESQVSDPDMQLADCTPTEDLGRQKTKTDSVVNRRSKNAQKAGNTNEMLIGKQVKVWSSVDNRFCSGTVDEFNSQDSSHKITSDSGDVEVLNLASENWEFIDSPSSPKEEGNKVDLKLRKCQDLCQQKESSYCDAGVNAGDKPVKRQKNTSNKRKGSVITGATKEKVQGQKPDSGASEVIDVEEDVVARRTRSRKA